The proteins below come from a single Oscillospiraceae bacterium genomic window:
- a CDS encoding BlaI/MecI/CopY family transcriptional regulator: MEIFWKADHAMAQTEVVSTCVERKWKERSIFSMLNSLMEKGVLREVGFVRSGKTYARTFEPAMSHAEYLAAVVAEQLPAKQLPELLAALMQKMETTPAIQKEMRAALRENTQ, translated from the coding sequence ATGGAGATTTTCTGGAAGGCCGATCATGCGATGGCCCAGACGGAGGTCGTTTCCACCTGCGTGGAGCGCAAATGGAAGGAACGCTCGATTTTTTCGATGCTGAACAGCCTGATGGAAAAGGGCGTCCTGCGTGAGGTCGGCTTTGTCCGCAGCGGCAAGACCTATGCCCGCACCTTTGAGCCGGCAATGTCCCATGCCGAATATCTGGCTGCTGTAGTGGCAGAGCAGCTGCCCGCAAAGCAGCTGCCGGAGCTGCTCGCCGCGTTGATGCAGAAGATGGAAACGACCCCTGCGATCCAGAAGGAAATGCGGGCCGCCCTGCGCGAAAATACGCAGTAA